One Silene latifolia isolate original U9 population chromosome 4, ASM4854445v1, whole genome shotgun sequence DNA segment encodes these proteins:
- the LOC141652072 gene encoding putative protease Do-like 14 produces MIIFYLQQTMGKRKKRSFVQMEQQSVDGYIFSESERDSLKKSAREHPRFNDCPTNDDLNVATKMAALKASHSIVSLVSFSGENVVFHTCGTIIEVDGNTNTVITSLHLLRERRNDALSVEHTLIDNLKIVVQASDENSYIGKIETYDFHYNLLIVKFESKNFLQPARLRMIDDDFRLEIRLLVEMCPPARYVQIDDPMRPHDLKVQIGDPILVVARYFKAPNDVMAAPGTFSIRRCQASEYGCGELLSADDCDIRRCGDGAPYVNLAGEVIAIAYYELGGGSPFLPINIAYKWWNHYKKHKEHRHPSYGFKARNIYAATLCHLARFLKRFPSYSNGVQVVSVLPGSYAESAGLRDLDVIVKCDGKTVKGFLQLWELMWDKVGDVVKLKVARVDNSSFETITMVVGEAVPDELNKWPQYDYC; encoded by the exons ATGATTATATTTTACTTGCAGCAGACAATGGGTAAACGAAAGAAACGGAGTTTCGTTCAAATGGAACAACAATCAGTTGATGGCTATATATTTT CTGAGAGTGAACGTGATAGTTTGAAAAAATCGGCTCGAGAACACCCACGGTTTAATGATTGTCCTACAAATGATGATTTGAATGTCGCTACCAAGATGGCTGCACTCAAGGCATCTCATTCAATTGTGTCGTTAGTTTCTTTTTCTG GTGAGAATGTGGTGTTTCATACATGCGGAACGATAATTGAAGTTGATGGTAATACCAACACTGTTATTACTTCGCTCCATCTTTTACGGGAACGACGCAATGATGCTCTTTCTGTTGAACATACTCTTATAGACAATCTCAAG ATTGTTGTCCAAGCATCGGATGAAAATTCTTATATTGGTAAAATTGAGACTTATGACTTTCACTATAATTTACTGATAGTCAAATTCGAGTCTAAGAATTTTCTTCAACCCGCGCGTCTAAGGATGATTGATGATGACTTCCGTCTAGAAATTAGATTATTGGTCGAAATGTGTCCTCCTGCTCGGTACGTACAAATTGATGATCCAATGCGTCCTCATGATCTGAAAGTACAAATTGGTGATCCAATATTAGTGGTCGCGCGTTATTTCAAGGCCCCAAATGATGTTATGGCTGCCCCTGGCACATTCAG TATCAGACGCTGTCAAGCTTCCGAGTATGGATGTGGAGAGCTTTTATCAGCAGATGATTGCGATATTAGAAGG TGTGGTGATGGAGCTCCATATGTTAATCTAGCCGGAGAAGTCATTGCCATTGCTTACTATGAACTTGGTGGTGGATCTCCTTTTTTGCCGATTAACATAGCTTATAAGTGGTGGAACCACTACAAAAAACACAA GGAACATCGTCATCCTTCTTATGGCTTTAAAGCTAGAAACATTTATGCAGCTACTCTTTGTCATTTGGCGAGATTTTTAAAAAGATTTCCGAGCTACTCCAATGGCGTTCAAGTGGTATCG GTACTACCAGGGTCTTATGCTGAATCAGCAGGCTTGCGTGACCTGGATGTTATCGTAAAATGTGATGGGAAAACCGTTAAGGGTTTCTTGCAG CTGTGGGAACTGATGTGGGATAAGGTAGGCGATGTTGTGAAACTCAAAGTGGCTCGGGTTGATAATTCCAGTTTTGAGACTATTACAATGGTGGTTGGCGAGGCAGTACCTGATGAATTGAACAA GTGGCCACAGTATGATTATTGTTGA